A genome region from Halorussus pelagicus includes the following:
- a CDS encoding uracil-DNA glycosylase, which yields MGDMDGLEVTECTRCPALVDSRSQIVNGTGPADADLLFVGEGPGEQEDQQGEPFVGRSGTILDDKLRDRGLAREDVRITNCVRCRPPENRDPTSEELANCWPYLESEIEQIDPEVIITLGKVPSEHLLDDDVAVTKEAGSVRTAELGGGVRDVLVCVHPAATLYDRSQEETLDAALDKAAAMAGEDSGGQSQLGDF from the coding sequence ATGGGAGACATGGACGGTCTCGAAGTGACCGAATGCACGCGCTGTCCCGCACTCGTGGACAGTCGGAGCCAAATCGTCAACGGCACCGGCCCGGCCGACGCCGACCTGCTATTCGTCGGTGAGGGTCCGGGCGAGCAGGAGGACCAGCAGGGCGAACCCTTCGTCGGACGGAGCGGCACAATTCTCGACGACAAGTTGCGCGACCGGGGACTAGCCCGCGAGGACGTGCGCATCACCAACTGCGTGCGGTGTCGCCCGCCGGAGAACCGCGACCCGACAAGCGAGGAACTAGCGAACTGCTGGCCCTACCTCGAAAGCGAAATCGAACAGATAGACCCCGAGGTGATAATCACACTTGGGAAGGTTCCGAGCGAACACCTGCTGGACGACGACGTGGCGGTCACGAAGGAAGCCGGGTCAGTCAGGACGGCCGAACTCGGCGGCGGGGTCCGGGACGTACTCGTCTGTGTCCACCCCGCCGCGACCCTCTACGACCGAAGTCAAGAGGAAACGCTCGACGCCGCCCTCGACAAGGCGGCCGCGATGGCGGGCGAGGACTCGGGCGGCCAATCGCAACTCGGCGACTTCTGA
- a CDS encoding endonuclease dU codes for MKSGVRALGIAESYRERRSTLAGVVARASRVTDGFAFETCTVGGTDATDAVIALFSDLDREDVRYVFVAGIALAWYNVVDLHRVSRETGRPVISVTFEESPGLVSALEAEFEGAALETRKETFERQPSRERLAVNDQTVFVRSVGVGAGEAREAVQAFTPEGGRPEPLRVARLAARAGDDLRRDEQ; via the coding sequence GTGAAGTCGGGCGTCCGCGCGCTGGGTATCGCCGAGTCTTATCGAGAACGTCGTAGCACGCTCGCGGGCGTCGTCGCCCGAGCGAGTCGCGTCACCGACGGCTTCGCCTTCGAGACCTGCACCGTCGGCGGAACCGACGCCACCGACGCCGTGATAGCGCTATTTTCCGACCTCGACCGCGAGGACGTGAGATACGTCTTCGTCGCCGGAATCGCGCTGGCGTGGTACAACGTCGTGGACCTGCATCGCGTGAGTCGGGAGACGGGACGGCCCGTGATTTCGGTCACCTTCGAGGAGAGTCCAGGTCTCGTCTCCGCGCTGGAAGCGGAGTTCGAGGGCGCGGCGCTGGAAACGCGCAAGGAGACCTTCGAGCGCCAACCGTCCAGAGAGCGACTCGCCGTGAACGACCAGACCGTCTTCGTGCGCTCGGTCGGCGTCGGTGCGGGCGAAGCCCGCGAGGCGGTTCAGGCCTTCACGCCCGAGGGCGGTCGGCCGGAACCGTTGCGGGTCGCGCGGCTTGCGGCGCGGGCGGGCGACGACCTGCGGCGCGACGAGCAGTAG
- a CDS encoding DUF5786 family protein: MGFGSYDESEQENQDYDADLDDDSGVNTEENAHEGSVDFEIGASNDELLDRLKDIKDDEQSET, from the coding sequence ATGGGATTTGGGAGCTACGACGAGTCCGAACAGGAGAATCAGGACTACGATGCCGACCTCGACGACGATAGCGGCGTAAACACCGAAGAGAACGCCCACGAGGGCAGCGTGGACTTCGAGATTGGAGCCTCGAACGACGAACTACTCGACCGCCTCAAGGACATCAAGGACGACGAGCAGAGCGAGACCTGA
- a CDS encoding MBL fold metallo-hydrolase has protein sequence MRVHNVTADAETFTSNAYLVEGDRTTLVDAGSMPGVVEVVADRVEDVDAVVLTHQHGDHVGQLDAVLDAYDPELLCYDDHPRRTQALADGDTLRIGDEEFETVYSPGHADDHLAFVSDSTLFSGDVVVYNDGAFDDGSFGRTDMAGQSREREIESIREILERMGEGVESMYAGHGDEFRGDVREVVERALERAERREPKYPDE, from the coding sequence ATGCGCGTACACAACGTCACCGCCGACGCGGAGACGTTCACTTCTAACGCCTATCTCGTGGAGGGCGACAGGACGACGCTGGTGGACGCCGGGAGCATGCCGGGCGTCGTAGAAGTCGTAGCCGACCGCGTCGAGGACGTGGACGCGGTGGTGTTGACCCACCAGCACGGCGACCACGTCGGCCAACTCGACGCCGTGCTGGACGCCTACGACCCAGAACTGCTCTGCTACGACGACCACCCGCGCCGGACCCAAGCACTCGCCGACGGCGACACGCTCCGCATCGGCGACGAGGAGTTCGAGACCGTCTACTCGCCGGGCCACGCCGACGACCATCTCGCGTTCGTCTCCGATTCGACCCTCTTCAGCGGCGACGTGGTGGTGTACAACGACGGCGCGTTCGACGACGGCAGTTTCGGCCGGACCGACATGGCCGGACAGTCCCGCGAGCGAGAAATCGAGAGCATCCGCGAGATTCTGGAGCGGATGGGCGAGGGCGTCGAGTCGATGTACGCCGGACACGGCGACGAGTTCCGGGGCGACGTGCGCGAAGTCGTCGAGCGCGCGCTGGAGCGCGCAGAGCGCCGCGAACCGAAGTACCCCGACGAGTAA
- a CDS encoding MazG-like family protein yields MKPQRKVAEFLAEHEMDADPAYRILDLASEVGELAKDANESTDYGASPEQVDVNADELGDALFSLLAVAESLDADAEAALDEALAKYEQRIEATGDPGSGE; encoded by the coding sequence ATGAAACCGCAACGAAAAGTCGCGGAGTTCCTCGCGGAACACGAGATGGACGCCGACCCCGCCTACCGAATTTTGGACCTCGCCTCGGAAGTCGGCGAGTTGGCCAAGGATGCCAACGAGTCCACCGACTACGGCGCGTCGCCCGAACAGGTTGACGTGAACGCCGACGAACTCGGCGACGCGCTGTTCTCGCTACTCGCGGTCGCCGAATCGCTCGACGCGGACGCCGAGGCCGCGCTTGACGAGGCGCTGGCGAAGTACGAGCAACGTATCGAGGCGACCGGCGACCCCGGTTCCGGCGAATAG
- a CDS encoding 50S ribosomal protein L40e, protein MAKFEKAEARILDKTICMRCNARNPHDADNCRKCGYGKLRPKSKEPRNA, encoded by the coding sequence ATGGCTAAATTCGAGAAAGCGGAAGCGCGAATCCTCGACAAGACGATCTGCATGCGGTGCAACGCTCGTAACCCCCACGACGCGGACAACTGCCGCAAGTGCGGCTACGGCAAGCTCCGACCCAAGAGCAAGGAACCGCGCAACGCCTAA
- a CDS encoding DUF367 family protein, with product MNLHVRYEGDDDPKKCTARKLARFDLAELHRSASATPYGIVLNPHAEQALSPADRAETDRLVALDCSWETAEQALFEMPGVHRALPFLVAANPVSYGKPFRLNTVEAFAAALTILGEREQAERILSKFTWGETFLELNAEPLRRYADCEDSTEVVAVQQEYLDAGEAQAEETETERAQADGNG from the coding sequence GTGAACCTTCACGTCCGCTACGAGGGCGACGACGACCCGAAGAAGTGTACCGCCCGAAAGCTCGCGCGCTTCGACCTCGCCGAACTTCATCGGAGCGCGTCGGCGACGCCCTACGGCATCGTGCTGAATCCCCACGCCGAGCAGGCGCTGTCCCCGGCCGACCGCGCCGAGACCGACCGACTCGTCGCGCTCGACTGCTCGTGGGAGACCGCCGAGCAGGCGCTGTTCGAGATGCCCGGCGTCCACCGCGCGCTCCCGTTCCTCGTGGCGGCCAACCCCGTCAGCTACGGCAAGCCGTTCCGACTCAACACCGTCGAGGCGTTCGCCGCCGCGCTGACGATTCTGGGCGAGCGCGAGCAGGCCGAGCGAATCCTCTCGAAGTTCACATGGGGCGAGACGTTCCTCGAACTCAACGCTGAACCCTTGCGGCGGTACGCCGACTGCGAGGACTCGACGGAGGTCGTCGCGGTCCAGCAGGAGTATCTCGACGCCGGGGAGGCGCAGGCCGAAGAGACAGAGACCGAGAGAGCGCAGGCCGACGGCAACGGGTAG
- a CDS encoding acyl-CoA dehydrogenase family protein, with the protein MLDYVSLEEDLDEEEQMIRDTAREFVEENVKPDIGDHFEEGTFPTEIIPEMGELGFYAPNLEGYGSPNVSETAYGLLMQELEACDSGLRSMASVQGALVMYPIHAFGSEEQKDEWLPDLGMGEAVGCFGLTEPQHGSNPSGMETRAEAADGGYVLNGSKTWITNSPIADVAVVWARDKTSDGNPVRGFLVETERDGVTTNKITEKLSLRASITGEIGLNDVFVPEENILPGVEGMKGPLSCLTQARYGIAWGAVGAARDAFETARDYATERDQFGGPIARFQMQQQKLAEMATQITTSQLLAYRLAELKERGDLRPQHVSMAKRNNVRMARDQSRVAREMLGGNGITTDYSPMRHMANMETVYTYEGTHDIHTLILGEDLTGIAAYE; encoded by the coding sequence ATGCTCGATTACGTCTCGCTGGAGGAGGACCTCGACGAGGAAGAGCAGATGATTCGGGACACTGCACGCGAGTTCGTCGAGGAGAACGTGAAACCCGACATCGGGGACCACTTCGAGGAGGGCACCTTCCCGACGGAAATCATCCCCGAGATGGGTGAACTCGGCTTCTACGCACCGAACCTCGAAGGGTACGGCTCGCCGAACGTGAGCGAGACCGCTTACGGCCTGCTCATGCAGGAACTGGAAGCCTGCGACTCGGGCCTGCGCTCGATGGCCAGCGTGCAGGGCGCGCTCGTGATGTATCCCATCCACGCCTTCGGCTCCGAGGAGCAGAAAGACGAGTGGCTTCCCGACCTCGGCATGGGCGAAGCGGTCGGCTGTTTCGGCCTGACGGAGCCACAGCACGGCTCGAACCCCTCGGGGATGGAGACCCGCGCGGAAGCCGCCGACGGCGGCTACGTCCTCAACGGCTCGAAGACGTGGATTACCAACTCCCCCATCGCCGACGTGGCGGTCGTCTGGGCGCGCGACAAGACGAGCGACGGCAACCCCGTGCGCGGGTTCCTCGTCGAGACCGAGCGCGACGGCGTGACGACGAACAAGATAACCGAGAAGCTGTCGCTGCGAGCGTCCATCACGGGCGAAATCGGTCTGAACGACGTGTTCGTCCCCGAGGAGAACATCCTGCCGGGCGTCGAAGGAATGAAGGGACCGCTCTCCTGTCTCACGCAGGCGCGCTACGGCATCGCGTGGGGCGCGGTCGGCGCGGCCCGCGACGCCTTCGAGACGGCCCGCGACTACGCCACAGAGCGCGACCAGTTCGGCGGTCCCATCGCGCGCTTCCAGATGCAACAGCAGAAACTCGCCGAGATGGCGACCCAGATTACGACGAGCCAACTGCTGGCCTACAGGCTCGCAGAGCTGAAGGAGCGCGGCGACCTCCGCCCCCAGCACGTCTCGATGGCCAAGCGCAACAACGTCCGGATGGCCCGCGACCAGTCGCGCGTCGCTCGGGAAATGCTCGGCGGTAACGGCATCACGACCGACTACTCGCCGATGCGCCACATGGCGAACATGGAGACGGTCTACACCTACGAGGGCACCCACGACATCCACACGCTGATTCTGGGTGAGGACCTGACTGGCATCGCCGCGTACGAGTGA
- a CDS encoding DUF7344 domain-containing protein, translating to MKDELAEGDEPSASSALSPREPTFEVPPLSQDNVFDALASKRSRYVLVTLRDAEGPVGVRELVDTVAAWETNKPIDLVSEEHCKRVFTSLCHSQLPKLAMMGLVEYDEDDEVVKRGPYAEQADAYLDIAASRDENVEV from the coding sequence ATGAAAGACGAATTAGCCGAGGGCGACGAACCATCCGCGTCGTCCGCGCTGTCCCCGCGAGAACCGACTTTCGAGGTCCCGCCGCTCTCGCAGGACAACGTCTTCGACGCGCTGGCGTCCAAGCGGAGCCGGTACGTCCTCGTCACTCTTCGGGACGCGGAGGGACCGGTGGGGGTGCGCGAATTAGTCGATACGGTCGCGGCCTGGGAGACGAACAAGCCCATCGACCTCGTCTCGGAGGAACACTGCAAGCGCGTGTTCACCTCGCTGTGTCACTCCCAGTTGCCGAAACTGGCGATGATGGGTCTGGTCGAGTACGACGAGGACGACGAAGTGGTCAAGCGCGGTCCCTACGCCGAGCAGGCCGACGCCTACCTCGACATCGCAGCGAGCCGAGACGAGAACGTCGAGGTCTGA
- the phnE gene encoding phosphonate ABC transporter, permease protein PhnE yields MSADGGIGQRLRAYFGIGYRTDDRIEQRLTELKRAKTIRRLLWLVGLVVFGNLFVSALDTVGFTVAQLIEYWPEFEEALTDFFPMTTHFGIPFVDFGVYLDFLQGRSNPTAASAALTTLSIGFAGTVLGIPGALLFGVLGSERVTPFPFNFVFRGTMSTIRSIPALVWALIFIPLGGLSPFTATLAVGTDTVGNLGRLFTDALEEVEDGPIEAIESTGANRPQTITFGMLSQVFTPFIAWTMYILEINVRIAVTMGLIGAGGIGGILNTQRGLFNYTNMMATIIVIFVLVVSVEMVSQRTRSYLRGNSDGEGFLKQLFRLVQGFPQRMAESMWR; encoded by the coding sequence ATGAGCGCAGACGGCGGTATCGGTCAGCGACTCCGAGCGTACTTCGGCATCGGCTATCGCACCGACGACCGCATCGAACAGCGACTGACAGAACTGAAACGCGCCAAGACCATCCGGCGACTCCTGTGGTTGGTGGGTCTCGTCGTGTTCGGCAACCTGTTCGTCTCCGCGCTGGACACGGTCGGGTTCACCGTCGCGCAACTCATCGAGTATTGGCCAGAGTTCGAGGAAGCACTCACCGACTTCTTCCCGATGACGACCCACTTCGGCATACCGTTCGTTGACTTCGGAGTGTACTTGGACTTCCTTCAAGGGCGGTCGAACCCCACCGCCGCGAGCGCGGCACTCACGACCCTTTCCATCGGGTTTGCGGGGACCGTCCTCGGCATTCCCGGCGCGCTCCTGTTCGGCGTGCTGGGAAGCGAACGAGTCACGCCGTTCCCGTTCAACTTCGTCTTCCGGGGCACGATGAGTACCATCCGGTCGATTCCGGCGCTGGTGTGGGCCCTCATCTTCATCCCGCTGGGCGGTCTCTCGCCGTTCACGGCGACGCTCGCCGTCGGTACCGACACCGTGGGCAACCTCGGCCGACTCTTCACCGACGCGCTCGAAGAGGTCGAGGACGGTCCCATCGAGGCCATCGAATCAACGGGTGCGAACCGACCCCAGACGATTACGTTCGGGATGCTTTCGCAGGTGTTCACGCCGTTTATCGCGTGGACGATGTACATCCTCGAAATCAACGTCCGCATCGCGGTGACGATGGGTCTCATCGGCGCGGGCGGTATCGGTGGCATCCTGAACACCCAACGAGGACTGTTCAACTACACGAACATGATGGCAACCATCATCGTCATCTTCGTGCTGGTGGTCAGCGTCGAGATGGTCAGCCAACGTACGCGGTCGTATCTTCGAGGGAACAGCGATGGCGAAGGGTTCCTCAAACAGCTGTTCCGACTCGTTCAGGGATTCCCCCAGCGGATGGCCGAGTCGATGTGGCGGTAA
- a CDS encoding phosphonate ABC transporter ATP-binding protein: MSTIKVENLSKSYGDVQALVDVSFEIPDGEFVVILGESGAGKSTLLRCLNGLTRPTEGSITIDGEEITGPRDDVAMIFQQHHIIEQMSAYGNALTGSLNRTSFGRSLIQWNDREDKIAALEALDTVGLLDEADQQVGRMSGGQRQRVGISRALVQLPNLLLADEPVASLDPASAESVMGYIRDAADERNLTTLASLHQVNLAREFGERFLGMKDGKLVFDGYRDDLTIDVIDKIYGDIQTDSIRGGQEVNS; encoded by the coding sequence ATGAGCACAATCAAAGTCGAAAACCTGAGTAAATCATACGGGGACGTGCAGGCGTTGGTAGACGTTTCGTTCGAGATACCGGACGGCGAGTTCGTCGTCATTCTCGGAGAATCCGGTGCCGGGAAATCCACGCTTCTGCGCTGTCTCAACGGATTGACCCGGCCGACGGAAGGGAGCATCACTATCGACGGGGAGGAGATAACCGGACCGCGAGACGACGTGGCGATGATTTTCCAGCAACACCACATCATCGAGCAGATGAGCGCGTACGGAAACGCGCTCACGGGGTCGCTGAACCGCACGTCGTTCGGACGAAGCCTGATTCAGTGGAACGACCGCGAGGACAAAATCGCCGCGCTCGAAGCGCTCGACACGGTCGGACTTCTCGACGAGGCCGACCAGCAGGTCGGCCGGATGAGCGGGGGACAGCGCCAGCGCGTCGGCATCTCCCGTGCGCTGGTTCAGTTGCCGAATCTTCTGCTCGCCGACGAACCGGTTGCGAGCCTTGACCCAGCGAGCGCCGAATCGGTGATGGGGTATATCCGTGACGCCGCGGACGAGCGTAACCTGACGACGCTCGCCAGCCTGCACCAAGTGAACCTCGCGCGCGAGTTCGGCGAGCGATTCCTCGGCATGAAAGACGGAAAGCTCGTGTTCGACGGCTATCGGGACGATCTCACTATCGACGTTATCGACAAAATATACGGTGACATCCAGACCGATTCCATCAGAGGCGGACAGGAGGTAAACTCATGA
- a CDS encoding PhnD/SsuA/transferrin family substrate-binding protein, whose protein sequence is MEKRRKFLKSTAAAGVVGLTGTAGCIGDLSGSDNGGDETSEENGTDGEGTETNGSDETEESETVRFVLTPAESSVNVKKQYQGLFNYLEEETGVTIEATVAGDYPAVYQSLKSDQADIADASPTLAVVGTNEDVVDILGIRVAYGAAKYFSLITTTPDSDVEELTDLEGKNIALGGRVSTSGSLFPLYMLDEAGLDVGNAPDGNPTDFEAQWSDHDNARKELINRDDVVAAGTGAFSTASHVPADQFPDRFEEHSAEFDGAGEEDPELQLVAASDPIPRAPILTRSNWESDKREEVEKALLNAEPEDFKTDDEDVEDIWFTGLKDGEASDYEPVGKVKDALGLEFGSNS, encoded by the coding sequence ATGGAAAAGCGACGGAAGTTCCTGAAATCTACGGCCGCCGCTGGCGTCGTCGGACTGACTGGGACCGCAGGTTGCATCGGCGACTTGTCCGGTTCTGACAACGGGGGCGACGAGACCTCGGAGGAGAACGGAACGGACGGCGAAGGAACCGAGACCAATGGGAGCGACGAGACAGAGGAATCGGAGACGGTCCGGTTCGTACTCACTCCCGCGGAGTCTTCGGTCAACGTCAAAAAGCAGTACCAAGGCCTGTTCAATTATCTCGAAGAGGAGACCGGCGTCACCATCGAAGCGACGGTCGCTGGCGACTATCCCGCGGTGTACCAGTCGCTCAAGAGCGACCAAGCCGATATCGCCGACGCGTCGCCGACGCTCGCGGTCGTCGGAACCAACGAGGATGTCGTTGACATCCTCGGCATCCGCGTCGCCTACGGCGCGGCGAAATACTTCTCGCTCATCACGACGACCCCTGATAGCGACGTTGAGGAACTCACGGACCTCGAAGGCAAAAACATCGCGCTCGGCGGTCGTGTCTCGACCAGCGGGTCGCTGTTCCCCCTCTATATGCTCGACGAGGCGGGACTCGACGTTGGCAACGCGCCCGACGGGAACCCGACCGACTTCGAGGCGCAGTGGTCCGACCACGACAACGCCAGAAAGGAACTCATCAACCGCGACGACGTGGTCGCCGCCGGAACCGGGGCGTTCTCGACGGCATCCCACGTCCCGGCCGACCAGTTCCCCGACCGGTTCGAAGAGCATTCCGCGGAGTTCGACGGTGCTGGCGAGGAGGACCCGGAACTTCAACTCGTGGCGGCATCCGACCCGATTCCGCGCGCGCCCATCCTGACTCGGAGCAACTGGGAGTCCGACAAGCGCGAGGAAGTCGAGAAGGCGCTGTTGAACGCCGAACCGGAGGACTTCAAAACCGACGACGAGGACGTTGAGGACATCTGGTTCACCGGTCTGAAGGATGGCGAGGCGAGCGACTACGAACCAGTTGGAAAGGTCAAGGACGCCCTCGGTCTCGAATTCGGTAGCAACTCGTAG
- the hisH gene encoding imidazole glycerol phosphate synthase subunit HisH encodes MSTMETRDRDMAEATVVVVDYGLGNLRSVTRGLERAGATVEVSDDPDTFESADGVVLPGVGAFREGVENAGPYRDALLEVAENGTPVFGICLGMQMLLTTSEEAERDSGVRGEESEDDGRAGGHAGDVRGLNLIPGTNVRFAQGQKVPHMGWNELDVTRDHPLVEGVNGEYAYFVHSYYAVPEDEDAVVATSDYGTEFPAVIANEDGTIFGTQFHPEKSGETGLRILRNFVDICAE; translated from the coding sequence ATGAGTACCATGGAAACGCGCGACCGCGACATGGCCGAGGCGACAGTCGTCGTGGTCGATTACGGACTAGGCAACCTCCGGAGCGTCACGCGGGGGTTGGAGCGTGCGGGGGCCACCGTCGAGGTCAGCGACGACCCCGATACCTTCGAGTCCGCCGACGGCGTCGTCCTGCCAGGCGTCGGGGCGTTCCGCGAGGGCGTCGAAAACGCGGGACCGTACCGGGACGCGCTCCTCGAAGTCGCCGAGAACGGCACGCCCGTCTTCGGCATCTGTCTCGGCATGCAGATGCTCCTCACGACCAGCGAGGAGGCCGAACGAGACAGTGGCGTCCGCGGTGAAGAGTCCGAAGACGACGGGCGTGCCGGTGGACACGCGGGCGACGTGCGCGGACTCAACCTGATTCCGGGCACGAACGTCCGCTTCGCGCAGGGCCAGAAGGTCCCGCACATGGGGTGGAACGAACTCGACGTAACACGCGACCATCCACTTGTCGAGGGGGTCAACGGCGAGTATGCGTACTTCGTCCACTCGTACTACGCGGTCCCCGAGGACGAGGACGCCGTCGTCGCCACGTCCGATTACGGAACTGAGTTCCCCGCGGTCATCGCCAACGAGGACGGGACCATTTTCGGAACGCAGTTCCACCCCGAGAAGAGCGGTGAGACCGGACTCCGAATCCTCCGGAACTTCGTTGACATCTGCGCCGAGTGA
- a CDS encoding tRNA (guanine(26)-N(2))-dimethyltransferase, translating to MNVSEGGVEVEVPEQADEGIGDEVFFNPVQELNRDLTVATLRAYRDREPRAEYYLDAMAASGVRGVRAAAEGWNATLADIDEEAIELCRRNLDRNDLDAEVVQRDANALMHEEVFDVVDIDPFGTPIPFADAAFANTRDLVCVTATDTAPLCGAHFHSGVRKYSAVPRNTDYHAEMGVRILLSAMARTAARYDAGVTPILTHATNHYVRTYLELDHSASDANAAIDELGHVYHCEDCLHREHDHGLVADPFDSCPECDSERMLTAGPLWLGATHDAEFVAAVRDELDASMGTASKIERLLNTLEGELHLPTHYDQHRLCKEWSRTASGMDEFLDGLRDAGYEASRTHYGGTTFKTRATVEDIRAATRNS from the coding sequence ATGAACGTCAGCGAAGGCGGGGTCGAGGTCGAAGTCCCCGAACAGGCCGACGAGGGAATCGGCGACGAGGTGTTTTTCAACCCGGTGCAGGAGTTGAACCGCGATTTGACAGTGGCGACGCTCCGGGCCTACCGCGACCGAGAGCCGCGCGCCGAATACTACCTCGACGCGATGGCGGCCAGCGGCGTCCGGGGCGTCCGCGCCGCGGCCGAGGGGTGGAACGCCACGCTCGCGGACATCGACGAGGAGGCCATCGAACTCTGCCGCCGGAATCTCGACCGGAACGACCTCGACGCCGAAGTCGTCCAGCGCGACGCCAACGCGCTGATGCACGAGGAGGTTTTCGACGTGGTGGACATCGACCCGTTCGGGACGCCGATTCCGTTCGCGGACGCCGCGTTCGCCAACACCCGCGATTTGGTCTGTGTCACCGCGACTGACACCGCGCCGCTCTGTGGGGCGCACTTCCACAGCGGCGTCCGCAAGTACAGCGCGGTCCCGCGCAACACCGACTACCACGCCGAGATGGGCGTCCGAATCCTGCTGTCGGCGATGGCACGCACGGCCGCGCGCTACGACGCGGGCGTCACGCCTATCCTCACGCACGCGACCAACCACTACGTTCGGACCTACCTCGAACTCGACCACAGCGCGAGCGACGCCAACGCCGCAATCGATGAGTTGGGCCACGTCTACCACTGCGAGGACTGTCTCCACCGCGAACACGACCACGGCCTCGTCGCCGACCCCTTCGACTCCTGTCCGGAGTGTGACAGCGAACGAATGTTGACCGCCGGACCGCTGTGGCTTGGAGCGACTCACGACGCCGAGTTCGTGGCGGCCGTCCGCGACGAACTCGATGCGTCGATGGGCACCGCGAGCAAGATCGAGCGACTGCTGAACACGCTCGAAGGCGAACTCCACCTGCCGACCCACTACGACCAGCACCGACTCTGCAAGGAGTGGAGTCGCACGGCCTCGGGCATGGACGAGTTTCTCGACGGTCTCCGGGACGCTGGCTACGAGGCGTCGAGAACCCACTACGGCGGGACGACGTTCAAGACGCGCGCGACCGTCGAAGATATTCGAGCCGCGACACGAAACTCCTAA